The sequence ATTACCTCCAGTTGCCTCTGCGGCATTATTTTCAACCATTACCACACGAAAGGCACGAAAAGGAAATTTAATCACAGAGACGCGGAGGTCACAGAGGTTTTAAGGCAAAAGGCCTGCTGTTCTTCGTGACTATGGGGCTATATTGGATCTCGCAGAGGCGCAAAGGCGCGGAGAAATACAGAATTGGTGCTAAGAGCTGAGATGTAAAGAGCCTATAAACTTCTGTGCTCTTTGTGTCTCGGTGGTGAATAACTTGATATTCATAATTCCATCACTCTCCCCTGCGTTTCCGGACAAACAGCTATTAAAACCAGCGGAAACATTATTGTCAGGGGTACGGAGGCCCTGTCGTTTGTTCTTGGGCTATTACCCAATTCTCTGCGTCAGGGTATGGGTCTCGCCGGCTTGTAAGGTCTTACCCCGAGTTACTGCCGTTTCGATACACAGCATATGCTGATATTCCTGCTCCGGCATATCGGCCATTTCGGCGGCTTTTTGCAGGCCGGGATTCCAGACTACAATGCTGTCGTGACCCGAAGAGCCAATAGCCATTTGCTGCACGTTATCCTCTAACACAACCTTGTCGGCAGTACACAGGTGAATACGATCTGTTTCGGCAAGGATGTTGTAGGGAGATGGGGTAGGTAGCAGGCTGTTCTGTTGCACCTTGTCGATATACTGGCCGCTTAACCCCTGTATCTGAACCTGGCTGATATCACTGACCTTAAAGTAGCTGTGTAGTGCAGCGCGGAATTCAAAAGCGCTGTGGCCGGTGTTTCTGGTGACCAGGCTAATGCTTAACTGTTCGCCGACGTGGATAACCAGTGAGACCTCAGCATCGCCTTCAAATCCTTTGCCTGTGCTTTGCACTGGCTGAAGCACCAGTTCAGTACAATCAGAGGCATCATTGATATGCACGATATTCCAGGGCTGAGTGCGCAAATAGCCATGGGCAGGCAGGCCAGGCTGCTGATGGGCAGCAAACCAGGGCCAGCAAACCGGGATACCGCCGCGAATGGCTTTGGTGCCGTCCATGATTGCCTCAGGACTCAGCCACAAACGTTCGAGGTTATCCTTCTTTGGTATAAAACTGAGCATATGGCCACCGTAAAGCGACAATACCGCAGTGGCGGACTGATTATCCACATTGACTAACTCCAGGCCCTTATCTGAAGTACGTTGAGACACATGAGCGGACAGTTTCACCGGATTCTCCTTCGCAATAAAAAAGCGGCCTGAGGCCGCTTTATATAATATTAGTTAAGATTTAATTTAACAATCAAAGGCTTAGCCAGTATTGTGCATTATCCAGCATACGATTACTAAAGCCCCATTCGTTATCATACCATGACATCACTTTGACCAGGTTACCCTGCACCTTGGTCTGGGTGGCATCAAAGATAGACGAGTAAGGAATATGATTAAAGTCAACGGACACCAGAGGCAGCTCGTTTATCGACAGCACTTCATTCATGGGAGATTTCGCTGCGGCATCGGCGATGATTTTATTCACCTCTTCAACGCTGGTTTCGCGGCTGGCAACGAAGTTCAGATCGACCACAGAGACATTGATTACCGGTACCCTTACAGCCATACCGTCCACTTTGCCGTTCAGTTCCGGCACAACCAGGCCTACTGCGGCAGCGGCGCCTGTTTTGGCGGGGATCATAGACATAGCAGCAGCGCGGGCACGGCGTACATCGGTGTGATAGACGTCGCTTAAGCGCTGATCATTGGTGTAGGCATGGATAGTGGTCATCAGGCCATTTTCGATGCCCAGAGCGTCATTCAGGGGCTTGGCGATAGGGGCCAGGCAGTTGGTGGTACAGGATGCGTTGGAAATAACCGTCATATCGGAGGTCAGCACATCATGGTTAACACCATATACTACAGTGGCATCCACTTCTTTACCCGGAGCAGAAATAATGACTTTTCTGGCGCCAGCCTGAATGTGCATTTCGGCATCAGATTTTTTGGTAAACAGGCCGGTACATTCGAAGACAACATCAATACCCAGCTCTTTCCAGGGTAAATCAGCAGGGTTGCGCTCGCTGAAGGTGAGGATCTTGTCATCATTGATATAAATTGCCTGATCATCATGATTAACCTTAGCCCCAAAGCGCCCATGAGCGGTATCATACTTAACCAGATGGGCGTTAATGGCGGCGTCGCCTAAATCATTGATGGCAACAATTTGCAGATCGTAGTTTTTTTCTGCTTCGTAGAGGGCACGTAAAACGTTACGGCCTATACGTCCAAAACCGTTAATCGCGACTTTAATTGTCATTTGGACTCCTTATTCGCTGTTTATGTGAAAATTAATTACAGAAATTATGGATCAAACTGCCGGATAAGGCAAAAATATGTCAGAATAATGTTGTTAAATTACAATGATGGTTGTGTGCAAAGGACAACGGCATGAGCTATGTTAGATTTCTTACAACTATTCAGCCTGCACACCAACCCCTTTGAGGTGTTAATAATTGATGAAAGTATCACTGACCGATCAACTCGCCGAACTGCGCGGAATCGAATCTAATTACATTGATGCCTGGGGCAAGCCCATGGAGGTTGAGCCCCAAAGCAAACATCGCATTCTCGAAGCTATGGGGTACGATCTCAAAGACGAGCAGCAATTACAGCATCAAATTCAGCAGGAGTCAGAGCAGGCCTGGCTGGAACCTCTTGATCCGGTCATGGTAAAACGCCAGAACGAACAGCTGGTGATTGCCCTGCGCTTACCCATAGAACTGGTCAATGATGAGATGATCCTGCGCATTCACACGGAGCAGGGTGCAGAGGTTGAACAGCGGGTAGTGGCGGCTGAGGGAGAACTGATCGATGCGGCGCATATCCAGGACGGCGAATTTCAGGAATACCTGATCGATGTCAATCAGTCACTGGAGCTTGGATATCATCAGCTCAGTCTGCTGGCGGAGGATGAAGACGAAATCGCATCCATGCGCCTGATTATCGCCCCGCAGGCCTGTTATAAACCTGAAGCCATCGACAGGGGGCAGAAAGTCTGGGGCTTAAGTGTGCAGCTATATTGTCTGCGCAGCGAACATAACTGGGGCATCGGTGATTTTTCAGATCTCTGTTATCTGCTTGAACAGGCAGCAGAGCAGGGGGCCCACTTTGTGGGGCTTAACCCTATTCATGCGCTGTATCCGGCCAACCCTGATGCCTGCAGTCCCTATGCTCCGTCTTCCCGTCGCTGGCTGAACTTTATCTACCTGGATGTGACAGCTATTGACGGATTTGAACAGCCAGAAGTGCAGAAGCTGGTGAACAGCAGTGAATTCCAGGCACGGCTTGGTCATCTGCGCAATGTCGATTACGTCGATTATCAGGGCGTAACTGAACTTAAACTGCAGGCACTGGATCTGTTGTTTGAGCATTACAATCAGCAATACCTTAAAGGCAATACCAGACAGAACCGGTCGTTTAAGGCCTTTACAGAAGCAGGCGGCGAAAGCCTGCAAATATTGGCCTGTTATGACGCCTTGCAGGAACACCTGAAAAAGCAGGGTAAGGATTACTGGGGCTGGCCGGTATTTCCCAAGGGTCTGCAGGAATATCATTTACCTGAAGTCGCCAAATTCAGAAAAGCCCATGGCCAGCGAATTAAGTTCTATCTGTTTTTGCAGTGGCAGGCCGCATTGCAACTGGAAAAAGCCCACAAGCTGGCAGAGCAAAAACAGATGTGTATCGGCATTTATCGTGATTTGGCCGTAGGTGTGAGTGAAGGTAGCGCTGAGATATGGGGTAACAAAGCCTTATATGCCACCGACGCCAGTGTCGGTGCGCCGCCTGATATTCTCGGTCCTCTGGGCCAGGACTGGGGCTTGCCACCTATGGATCCCCAGCAGCTTTACCGTCAGCAGTATCAGCCTGTTATCGATCTGTTCCGTTCCAATATGCAGTCCTGCGGTGCCTTACGTATTGATCATGTGATGGCGCTGCTACGTTTGTGGTGGGTGCCTAAAGGCAACAGTGCCAAAAAAGGCAGTTATGTCTATTATCCGGTTGATGATTTGCTGGGGATCCTGGCGCTGGAAAGTCAGCGTAATCAGGTATTAGTGATAGGAGAAGATCTGGGCACGGTACCGGAAGAGATACGACAGACCCTTGCCAGTAACGGTGTGTATTCTTACCGGGTATTCTTTTTTGAACAGGCAGAAGACGGCGGATTCTTCTCGCCTGGCCATTACCCTGAGCAGTCCATGGCGACGCTGACGACTCATGATATGCCCACCCTCACAGGTTACTGGCATTGTCTGGATCTGGAATTGGGCAAGAGTCTTGATCTTTATCCCTCTGAGGAGATATTGAAGGAACTTTACGATTCCCGCCATGACAACAAACAGCGGATCCTGGACACCCTGCATGGTCATGGTTCAGTGCCTGAGTGGATGGGTCGCTATGTTGAGCAGGTGGGAATGAGTAAAGAGCTGAATCATGGCTTACAGCTGCATATGGCAACCGGCAGCAGTGCTTTGCTGAGCCTGCAACTGGAAGACTGGCTGGAAATGGATAAGCCGGTTAATGTACCGGGAACCAGCTCTGAATATCCTAACTGGCAACGAAAGCTGAGTAAGCCGCTGGAGTCTGTTTTTTCCAGCGAAGCTTTGCAGGGGCTTGCCAGAGGGTTAACCGAACGCAGACAAAACGCAAGTGACGGAGAGTAGTATGAGTCAGGCTGTGGTGAATATCGAGCAATTGGTTCAGGCCTCCTGTGCCACCCCTTTTGCCTGTCTGGGACCCCAGCCTGTGGCGTCGGGCTATGTGATCAATGCCTGGTTGCCAGGTGCTGAAAAGGTCACGGTCAGGGCCATTGAGACGGATAAAAAACTCGGTGATGCAAAGCCCGAAGGTCACAGCAGTCTGTTTCGGCTGACCATTAGCACCGAAGCACCGCCACCGCCTTACTATTATGAGGTATCGGGCAAAGAGGGCGATTATCACAGAGTCGACCCTTATCAGTTTCAGGAGCAGGCTTATCATGCCGTGCATTTTGTCGATCATCTTCCGCAGAATGTTTATAACCAGTTAGGTGCCCAGCTGGTCAGTCTGGATATTGGCCTGGCCGAACCTGTCTGTGGTACCCGTTTTGCAGTGTATGCACCCAATGCTTCAGCCGTATCGCTGATTGGCGAGTTTAACTGGTGGGACGGTTCTGCGTTACCCATGCAAAAAACCGACCTTGGCTATTGGGTCTTGTTTGTTCCCGGCATAGAAGCAGGCAACAGATATAAATACCAGATCAAAGACCGATACGGCAATACTTTACCTCATAAGGCCGACCCGGTCGGCTTTTATGCCGATCAATACCCGTCACATGCCTCTCTTGTTTACGATCATAACCAATATCAGTGGCAGGACGACAGTTGGCGTAAACAGGCCGCAAAAGACAAATACACCAACCCCATGAGCATCTACGAGGTGCACCTGGGTTCGTGGAAACGCAAAATACAGGGTAATGAGGCGCAGTACCTGAGCTATCGGGAGCTGGCAGAGCAGTTGATCCCCTATGTCAAACAGATGGGCTACACCCATATGGAGCTGCTGCCGGTATCTGAATATCCTTTTGACGGCTCCTGGGGGTATCAGCCTGTTGGCCTGTTTGCCCCTACCAGCCGTTTTGGTAACCCTGATGAGTTCAAATATTTTGTCGATCAGTGTCACCAGCAGGGCATAGGTGTGATCATTGACTGGGTGCCGGCCCACTTTCCGGAAGACGGTCATGGCCTGGCCAGATTTGATGGTACCCATGTCTACGAGTACGAAGATCCGCGCAAGGGATGGCATCCGGACTGGAATTCCTGCATCTATGATTTTGGTAAAGACACAGTACGTCAGTTCCTGGTGGCTAATGCGCTGTACTGGGTGGATAAGTTTCATATTGACGGCCTGCGGGTGGATGCCGTGGCCTCGATGCTTTATCTGGATTATTCCCGGGAAGACGGAGAGTGGGTTCCGAATGTGGACGGCGGTAACCATAACTATGAAGCCATCAGCCTGCTCAAGTGGATGAATGAAGAGGTGTATAAAGCCTTCCCTCATGCCATGACGATTGCAGAGGAGTCCACCTCTTTTGCCAAAGTCTCACGCCCTGTGTTTGAAGGGGGCTTAGGCTTTGGCTTTAAATGGAATATGGGCTGGATGCATGACTCACTGCACTATATTACCAAAGATCCGTCCTACCGCCGCTATCATCACAATGAGATGACTTTCTCGATGGTGTATGCCTTTGATGAAAATTTTGTGCTGCCGATCTCCCATGATGAAGTGGTGCACGGTAAAGGCTCACTGCTGCGCAAGATGCCCGGCGATGAATGGCAGCAAGCGGCTAATCAGCGCTGTTATGCCGCCTTTATGTATGGTCATCCGGGCAAGAAATTGAATTTTATGGGCAATGAAATCGGTCAGGCGGCAGAGTGGAACCATGACAGTTCGATCCAGTGGCATTTGCTTGAATTCGACAAGCATCAGGGGATGCAGAAACTCTATCGGCAATTAAATCACCTTTATTGTCAGACACCTTCCTTGTATGAATGTGATCATCAGCCCCACGGCTTTGAATGGATAGATCATCATAATGCAGAGCAGAGTATTCTGTCTTTTATGCGCAAATCCGCCGATGGTCGCCAGAAAGTTTATATTATCAGCAACTTTACACCGGTCCCCAGAGAGCAATTTCGTCTGGGGGTGGATGAGCCAGGTGAGTATGAGGTGCTGCTGAATTCTGATGACGACCAGTACTGGGGCAGTGGCTATGCAACACAAACCAGGCTGAGCGCCGAGTCACAGTCCTGGCATGGACGGGCTCATTCAATTCGCTTTAATTTGCCGCCGCTGGCTACCCTTTATATTCTGTTTAATGCCGATGACTGACCATTACCGGATTAGCGCCGGATATCCCGAACCTCTGGGTGCTACTTTGACCGATGATGGTTGTAATTTTGCCGTGCATGCACCCCAGGCAGTGGTGGTGACCCTGTGTTTTTTCCATGGCGATACCGAAGAGCCATTGTTTGAGGTGGTGCTGCCGGTAAAAACCGGTAAAGTCTGGCATGGTCATATCAGCGGTGTGACAGAGAGTATGCTCTACGGGTACCGGGTAGAGGGACCTGAGCAGCCTCAACAGGGCGAACAGCTGGATGCGCAGAAGCTGTTGATCGACCCCTATGCCCGTTGTCTGAACCGGTCGGCGAGCTGGAACGCCCGCCAGTATGCTGGCGATAGTCAGTTTATGCTGCCCAAGGCGGTAGTTTGTGCACCACCAGAACCCTATCCGTCAGAACTGCGCCCCCGTCATGGCAGTCATGAACTGATTTTGTACGAGGTCCATGTAAAGGGCATCAGTCAGTTACATCCCCGGGTAAAAGAGGCACACAGAGGTAAATATCTTGGTCTGTGTGACCCGGCCGTGATAGGGCACCTACAGGAACTTGGAATTACCGCTGTGCAATTGATGCCGGTAGCAGCCTTTATGCCCGAGCCTTATATTAGCGACAAGGGGCTGACTAACTACTGGGGCTATAACCCGATCAACTTTTTCAGCCCGGATCCCCGTTATGCCGTTGAAGATCCGATAGCAGAATTTAAAACCATGGTGCTAGCCCTGCACCGGGCCGGCATTGAGGTGATTCTGGATGTGGTATTCAACCATACCGCAGAAGGCGGCAGTGACGGGCCCATCTTAAGTTTTAAGGGTTTCGACAACCAGTCTTACTACCTGTTTGAACAAAATGAATTTGGGGTACCTGATTACCAGCGTTATCTGAATAATTCCGGTTGTGGCAATACTGTCAATACCGCTCATCCTGTGGTGATGAAGCTGGTGATGGATGCGTTGCGTTACTGGGTGGAAATCATGGGCGTAGACGGTTTTCGTTTTGACCTGGCGGCGGGATTGGGCAGGGATCCCTATGATTTCAGCACCCAGTCAGGCTTTTTGCGGGCTATTCGTCAGGATCCGGTGCTCTCCCGCACCCGCCTTATTGCCGAGCCCTGGGATATAGGTATGGGCGGATACCGGCTCGGACAGTTTCCGTCACACTGGCACGAATGCAATGATAAATACCGCGATCAGGTGCGTTCATTCTGGCGCGGCGACAAGGGCATGACCAGCTCCTTTGCCACCCGGCTGTTGGGTTCAAGAGATATCTTTCACAAAGGTCATCGCAGTATTCATAGTTCGGTAAATATGATCACCTACCATGATGGTTTTACCCTGCAGGATCTGGTCTCCTATAAAGAACGTCACAACGAAGACAACCTCGAGCAAAACCGTGATGGCCATGGTCATAACCTTTCGGCCAATTATGGTGTGGAAGGACCCAGCAAAGATCAGGAAATCGTCGCCCTGCGTGAACGTCAGAAGCGCAACCTGTTTGCCACCTTATTGTTCTCACAGGGAATCCCCCATATTCTCGGCGGCGACGAACTCAGCCGCAGCCAGCAAGGCAACAATAATGCCTATTGTCAGGACAATGAAATCAGCTGGTGGAACTGGGAGCAGACCCGCCGCAGCACGGATTTTCTTGATTTTTGTAAGATGGTCATACGCCTGCGCAGAGAGAGTGAGCTGTTAAGTCATCTGAACCTGCACGATGACGACTTCAGCAATCAATATAATGTGGAGAAAGTCGGCTGGTATCGCCCGGATGGAGCCAGAAAAGTGGTGGATGACTGGCATGATGAGAATAATCAGGCCTTTGCCGTGGAGCTTAAAGGTGAGGGTGATAAGGCCGAACATTGGTTGTTACTTTTTAATGCCAGTAAGCATGATGTGAAATTTGATTTACCCTCAAAAGACACGGACTGGTACCTGCTGTTGAATACGGCGGATAGCGATTTGTCTGGCTGTGGCGAGAGAGGCTACTGTAGCAAATTCACCCTGGCATATAAAAGCCTGTGCCTGTTTGCTAATAAGGGCACCGCCGAGATGCTGCAAAGAGGCGAGTGAGCGTGCCTTAACCGGCGCTTTGAGATATAATCCCGCGCAATTTTTTATGGCCCCGCCGGGCGTGACAATAAACAGGACGCACAGATGACAGATGATAAGCAGCTTTGTGACATAGGTTTTATTGGCTTGGGGGTGATGGGTAAAAACCTGACCCTTAATCTGGCAGACAACGGCTATCGCATCGCCTGTTTTGACCTGGATCAGACCAAGGTTGACGGCATCCTGGCTCAGGATGCCGCCGAGCGGGGCGATAAGGCCGCCCGTATTGTCGGTTGTCGTTCCTATACTGAACTGTTATCACGACTCAAGGCGCCTCACCTGATTATTGTTTCCGTGCCCGCCGGTGAGCCGGTGGATCATGTGTGTAATCATCTGATTGATGCCGGTATTGGTGCTGATGATATTGTGGTCGACACCGGCAACAGCCTGTGGACGGATTCGGTTGCCAGAGAACAGCACTTTAAGGGCAAGTTTATTTTCTTTTCCACTGCCGTATCCGGCGGTGAAGTGGGTGCCCGGTTCGGGCCCTCACTGATGCCATCCGGCGATCCCTATGCCTGGACCCGGATTAAACCTGTGTGGGAAGCCATCGCGGCTAAAGTGGATCCAGCTACCGGCAAACCACTGCCTGCCAAAGGGCCGGGTCAGCCTGTCACAGAAGGCGAGCCTTGTGCCACCTATATCGGGCCTGTGGGTGCCGGGCACTATGTGAAGATGGTGCACAATGGCATTGAATATGCGGACATGCAGCTGATCTGTGAAGCTTATCAGGTGATGCGTCAGGGACTGGGTATGGCACCGCAAGATATCGCTGCCACCTTCAGAACCTGGAATCAGGGGGTACTGAACAGCTATCTGATTGAAATCAGCGCCGAAGTACTGGAAAAACAGGATGATGAAACCGGTGAACCACTGGTGGATATGATCATGGACAAGGCCGGCCAGAAAGGCACTGGCCTGTGGACCGCGGTCAGTGCCCTGCAGGTTGGCAGTCCGGCGCAAACCATCGCTCAGGCGGTGTTTGCCCGCAGTATTTCCAGTCTTAAAAAGGAGCGGGTGCATGCGGCCACAATGCTTAAAGGTCCTGAACCTGTTGAATTGAGCAGTGATGAGAAACAGCAGGCGGTCAACAATTTGCAGGATGCCCTGTATTGCTCAAAAATCTGCGCCTATGCACAGGGCTTCCAGTTGATGGATATGGCCAGCAAGGAACATGGCTGGAAACTGGACTTTGCCGAGATCGCTAAGATCTGGCGGGCAGGCTGTATTATCCGCGCGGTATTTTTACAGTCTATCACCCAGGCCTATGCCAGTAATGATGAACTGGCGAACCTATTACTGGATCCGTTTTTTGCCAGCCAGATTCAGGCCTTTCAGCGCAACTGGCGTCAGGCTGTGGCCGATGCAACGCTGATGGGCATACCCTGCGCAGCCATGTCATCGGCACTGAATTATTATGACTCATATCGTAGCGAAACCTTACCGGCTAATTTGCTGCAGGGGCAGCGGGATTACTTTGGTGCGCACACTTATGAGCGTGTTGACCAGCCGGAAGGGCGCAAATTCCATATAGAATGGAGCCAACCCGGGCAGCCACAGGTACAAATTAAAAAATAATTACTGAAAGTTTATTACAGTAACAGCGCCATAGGGTTTATTTAAACTGTATGGCGCTCTGACGTTTTAGGGCGCCTTAAAGCGCCCGTCCTGTAGCTGGTCAATGATTTTTTCTGCCTTATTCTCAATCGGTCCGGCTTGTTTGGATTGTTGATGCAGAATCACCTCAATACTGGTCAGATTAAGGTTGTCGACACCAAATTCCCGACCCACGTAGCCCCACAGATAAGCCCAGTCGAATTGCTCTTCCTTCATAAATAAACTGCTCAGACTGCGGAAAATTTCGCTATCGATGTTGTCGTCATCTTCATAGAGCTCCAGCGCCCTGTACAGAAGACGAATGGCTTTGATTCGATCGAACTTGATGTAGTAACTGGCCAGCGCCACCTGCATCTCCGGATACTCCATCTGCGGTGTGTTTTCATAGGCCAGAAAACCTTTTAAGGCCTCCTCATTCTGGAATCGTGACCAGTGGTAATAGAGCAGGTGAGGGCTGTCGACGGCCCGGGTTTGCTGTGCCAGCCGCCTGAGCTCACGCTCTGCAGTGAGCAGGCCTTTGACCCGTTCTGATTTTCTCTCTTTGAGTTTGATATGTTCAATCTGCGAGGCTTTGGCAATGCACTTTTTATAGGCTTCAAAATTCAGCAACTGCTCATAGGTACCGCGATCAGTGGGAGCCTGTGACTGAGCATAACGGTTTTTGATGATCAGGGCTTTTTCTGCCCGGCACCAACTGTCCGGGTTCAGATCTCCGCACATTTGTGGCTGTTGTTTACAGATATCTTTTACTGTTAATGAGTTTAAACCGTCGCAGGCTGTTAGTGTCAGCAACAGCAAACAGAGCAGTGGAGTTTTGTGCATACGCACTCCAAAAATGAAGAAAAATTACCTACAAAAGGCGGCTAAACAGGCTTTTGAGGCCGATATTGAAACTTTATCACAATTTGGCTAGGGCCCACTGTTTCTTTAAAATAGCGGCCGCTTCTGACAATGCCAAGCACTTATATGTCCGGGCAAGCTGAAAATATGGATTTCGGTGACTTCGGGGATAGATTAAATCCGGGGCATTGGCAGTTCGCCGCAGATTTTTTAATCAACTGTAACGACGTAAAGGCTGAGTGAATGAACCACCAACATGAGCAAGAATTACTGAATAGCTGGCAGGAAAGACAGGAATACGCTGAGAAAATGCAGCCCCTGCTGGGTAAGTTATATCGGGACAAAGCGGTTGAAATCAATCTTTATGGGCGCCCTTTGCTGGGAGCCAACAGTATCGATATCATCAAAGCTCATCGTATGGTGCGTCTGCATACCTGCAACAAATTGCGTCTGCGCGAGAGCTGGCCTTTGCTTGAAGCCTTGAGTGAAATGAAGCTGGCACCGGCACAGGTGGATCTGGGTAAACTGGCTTATAACTTTCATTTTACTGACAAAGCGGCCGGCAGGGATGTGCAAAGCTACTTGCGTGACGAGCTGGCACAGATTGTCGATAAAGAAGATGAACACCAGCCTCAGGATGTGGTGCTGTACGGATTTGGCCGTATTGGCCGGTTGCTGGCAAGATTGCTGATTGAGCGTCATGGCCGCAACAATAAACTGCGTCTGCGTGCTGTTGTGGTGCGCGGCGGCAAAGAGGGGGAC comes from Lacimicrobium alkaliphilum and encodes:
- a CDS encoding DUF2989 domain-containing protein gives rise to the protein MHKTPLLCLLLLTLTACDGLNSLTVKDICKQQPQMCGDLNPDSWCRAEKALIIKNRYAQSQAPTDRGTYEQLLNFEAYKKCIAKASQIEHIKLKERKSERVKGLLTAERELRRLAQQTRAVDSPHLLYYHWSRFQNEEALKGFLAYENTPQMEYPEMQVALASYYIKFDRIKAIRLLYRALELYEDDDNIDSEIFRSLSSLFMKEEQFDWAYLWGYVGREFGVDNLNLTSIEVILHQQSKQAGPIENKAEKIIDQLQDGRFKAP